The Mytilus edulis chromosome 4, xbMytEdul2.2, whole genome shotgun sequence nucleotide sequence TGACGATGCCAAAGAACGAAAAACAACGAAAATATAAACAGCAGTCAAAAACACAGCAAATCAAACTAGATGGATCTACCGtctgttaatttttgtttaactTGTTTTCGTGTTATGTAGTGTTATAGGAATTTCCATTTTCCCTCATATCCATCCTGTAAATGCTGTAACTGAAGTAAGAATCGTTGAtgttttgaaatgatttaaatGTCAACCCAATTAACCAATAACCCAGGGACATATTGGGTCTATAGTATAGCAATTGAAACAGATCAACCAAATTCAAATTACTCTAGACACATATTCGTACTATACGACTAATTACACGCCCCCTATTATCAGTAAATATCTTGTCCTCCTTTAAATAAATTGATCACTGTATTACTTAGAGGCAAAgactttatttttaatatttacaagTACACATTGCTAACAATGGGAGATCACTGATTTGCTTCTCTCTCTCATTTAACATTTTCACAGAGAATTTTCCCGTGATGATTGAGTTACAGTAAGTAATAATGGGAAATCCGAAGACAGTTTGTGGTCATCATTTCCTGCACATTATTTCCATATATAAACCTAAAACCGTTTTCAATATTATACTATTATAATATTTACGACCTATATGGCAGAATTATATTGTCTACAACACAGGACACCACTCCTTCATTGATCGCTGTAACAATACTTTCGCGTAGGCAGTGACGTTTGTATTATCGATTTAGAGTCGATCAAACCGGATCATCGTCATTAGTTTTCTTCACGTAGAATTCTTGTTTTCTTTTAGAGAGATAGACAACAGAATGGATATGCGATTGATATTTTTTCCTGAACAATCATGACATAaggttcatatattttttttttgagaaataCGTTTTTAACTTATTATAGTATTCTATTAAGcgttagatatttttttaataagtctGTCTTCGCTTAATAAATCTACCACTACTAGATAGAAACTAATTCTATTAGAACAGTGTTTCAATAAAATtcgtaaaaaaatattaacaaaaatagggTTCCTAATCTAGCttttataattgtaaaaaaatgtatgctgATTTACAGTAGTTTCAAATTTGATAGCCTACGATGCATGGTTTTaagatattgatattttaaaaacaacgaAATGAAACACTGATACTTTTTAAGACTCCTACTGAAAACTCATATAACGATAGTATATATTTCAACATACTTATACAATACAAATAGCACTTATAAACATCCTGCGTCTAAATTAATCTGTTCGTAGGTAAGTATATAAATCCAAAACTCCACAAGATTTAAGTTTAAACAGGTTTCAGGTAACAACTACTAACGATAATACACAAAACAAGATCCGATCGCAAATAAGACTTCGTAACCAGATACATTAACGCTTGATAAACAAATACCGAGACGattcttatagcaatgcgaaatATCACTCAGCAAACCAGTCATATTCTGAAATAGGTCACGTTCGGTACCTAAAAGACCAGACGACGTAAATGgtaaaccacaatctaagacgtgCTAAAAATGTCCTTAGCAAGTTTAGACATAGACACACATCGTATGTAaaaaccaattcgtgatggtgtcaaGAAAAATTTACGAAGTACCATTTTTAATatttcctcctcataacttttttggagcagtttctgcgtaagtagCACATTCCTCTAAATGAAGTATGTATAGTGTAAACATGTAAGATGTTTCaacgtatcaactgagatatgtaaacaccacaCGACTGAAAACAGTGTAAGTTTCCGCTTAGAAATGGGAAATTGTAttcgtcccgtttgtcatagatttcaCTGTGAAGtctgtgtcaatattgaaaaaaaatcaaggtaTGAAACAGTCCTTCTGGTATCAGTattatccttaatttcaagttcactgggatatatgagatgcatGTACgagctgaaatatgggttattcagtgatagaagagggtcaaaagataccagagggacagtgaaactcaaagatcgtaaataaactgacaatgccttagtataaaataaaaagacaaacagacaagtcatagtacacaacatagaaaactaaagactaaaaagtaaaatcacaaaataaatgaactccgagaaaaattcaaattggaaattccctaatcaaatggcaaaatcaaatgtgaaacacatcaaacgaacggaccacaactgtcatatacctgacttggtacagatattttcaaatgtagaaaatggtggattgaactttgttttatagcgctaaacctctcactagtatAACAGgctcatcaaattccattatatttacaacgatgcgttaaCAAACCAGACACacataggtaaaattgtcaaaatatggatacagcagtcatTACTGTGTCACAAtcgcaaaataaacaaatatttaacaaagaagcacaaaaagcttctatcaaatttaacaaccacattcattgattcgcgtgtttgacgtcagacaatgtaaacgtcacacaggaagaaatataaaacatttttttttcattcaaagtatttttaaaattttaatttcacatgGGAAATGACGGTACAccgggttaaaaaatcaaaagttttgatagaactaatttcagaaaaataccGAGATTTAAAATAATCCAGAAGTTCTTTCGAATTTACGCGAGTACACAGTTTTCAGTATTTCTAAGACGATCTTTCACTGCgaacagaattttagtcaatttAATGGACAATGCTTTAGTGGAGTAGACAGATTAGCTCTTTTATCGTTAAATGATTTGCTTTTAATGATTTGAAAGGAAATGTGTGATACATTTTTTACACTAGTATtaatgtgggattacctgagtgctcatttattcttaattcttttacaagacattcgtagtattCCAATtcacatacaaagacaatattattctAAGCTTTGTCTGCaagaacaacaacatatttaacATGTAGTTTGTGTTTAACTGCTATTGGTAATGaataccattattttttttaatgtaattctatatcagtaaaaaatatcagaaatcaaCACATTCCAGAGTAATATGTCAAGTATCCAAGTgaagcaaaaatgaaaggactATTATCATTGGTTAATATTAATGTACTTAAAAATGTATCTATATTCGTTTCAAAGTTAacgaaaatattataatataaagtaaagtAATTCTTAATACATTTCATTTCTAAGTTGTTTTATCTATTTCTTTgattgtatgtgattgtattttgtatgtatttacctCTTGTTTTACATGTCAATGGGACGGATCGTTTTAAAATTAagcatattattattattattatatcatgaagagatgatagactAAGCAAGACGAACTCCATCAAAATCTggaggtgatctcatgtgctccggaagggtaagcagatcctgctccgcatgtggcacccatcgtgttgctcatattattacaaacataggacatcatcaatatatctgaaagtaaaatgAAAGAACTTTGCAAggtgctttttttctttttgtcttttagaaggttccgAATGAATTCTTCTTCATACAAGTATAAAAACAAATCGGCCAGTAGGTATACTAATTTGGTCTTCATTTATCCATCAATGTAGTATAGAATTTAATCTATGCTTGACGGTGAAAAAACTTGATGGCAAGATGTTGTGTTGTATGtcttaaattaaaatgttaatgaGCCTATTCTAGTGGTAAGATAGCACAACGAAAGATTGTGGTAAACTTTACAGTATTTTTTTAagattgttttgtttatacacagTTTTGAATCGGAAGAAAAAACCGACATGACTAGAAAATACTAATGAAAACACCAGTACAAACACAATTCCATTGtgatgcataaaattgagaatggaaatgtggaatgtgtcaaaaagacaacaacccgaccagaggGCAGATAActgccgaaggccaccaatgggtcttcaatgcagcgagaaaatctcgcaATCGGAGGCGTGATTCAGCTGGCCCCCCGAAAAAATGAGGTATGTCCAAGACACGATGTTGATCCATATCGATACAAGACTTTTCGTATGTATGTTGTTATGTCTTATCGAGTCGATATCGACAAACATCAAATAACTTGACCAACGGCCTGAAACCTCTGTCTTGGATGTCGATTATTGTGAAAATAACAATTGGTGATATATACAATGAAGATTAAATGGTGAAAAACGCTAAACGAgcaaagtaaattttaaatattgaagttgttttatgtaaatttctaTGTTGATAATGAAGTAGTAAAAAACTACATTGTATAGGATATTTAACACTATACAGATCTTCATTTAACAACGCATGAGGGTAATTTGATTATTCATTGTATCATTCGAAGGGTGGACTATGTGCGTTTATAGTTTTTTTCCTCCGGTTGAAGTTAATccgtaaattttctttttaaatccagTTTACATACGATTTTTGTCTATGTTAGCAATGCATTTAAGAGATTACGTAAAATATCTTCACTTGACATTCATCCATACATAGCTGTCAACACGTTAAGAATTGATGGTATGGTCGCCCAAGCATTTCGGGGTCTGCGTTTTcgtttgtttttagttttaatgTCAAATGTTGTTGTTTGTCCTTGTATGTCTTATTTGTTACCCGGTTTGTCTTTTGTCCTCTGTTTGCCCTTCTTCTAAGATAGTCCTGGGTTGTCAACACTTCTTTTAAGattatgtttttttctcctttaatGTATATCCATATATCATTGGGGAGAGGTTTAACATTGTCTATATCGATATCGAATAGATAACGTATCGCTGGTGTCAATATCGACGTCTTGTTTGttcataaaaattttaattaagaAATTTTCGATATCGATTCGATATCGTGTTGTTATTGTCGATATGGACGATATCGACAGTATGTATTTTCATGCTTTCTTCATTCGTCTATATCGATTCGATATCGTACCGAAATTGTCGATATCGACAGTATGTTTTGTCACGGTATATTTGTTTGTCGATATCGATTCGATATAGAGTCGACATTGTCGATATCGTCGAAATCGACATCTTGTTCGATCTTGGACAtgtatgaaaaaatgtaaactagttcagtgataatggacgtcatacttaactccgaaatatataaaagaaactaaaattgaaaatcatacaagacgaaatccattggatgttggatttgtacggattgataatttattcttagatgcatgattttttccATATGTTGTTATAGGCATTTAACTAGTTGTCAGTTaaatgcgagtactctcagatctgtacctagtatatttttgtttttgggatgtacaagtatccatccacgtccacttgtatttttatccatctgatgagttaagccttttttaactgatttttatagtttgttgatATATGGTACTGTCACACCACTGCCCCAGgttaagggggagggttgggatcccgctaacatgcttaaccccgccacattctgtatgtatgtgcctgtcccaagtcaggagccagtagttcagtggttgtcgtttgtttatgtagttcatatttgtgattcatatttgtttttctttcattttttatacataaattaggccattagttctctcgtttgtattgttttactttgtcatttcggagacttttataaatgactatgcggtatggtttttgttcattgttgaaggccgtacggtgacctatagttgttaatttctgtgtcatttttgtctcttgtggggagttgtctcattggcaatcataccacatcttttttcatATAACAAAGGCCAGCTGCTCCTTACTTGTGACTTTggacaggcgaaaaaatgcggcggtgttaaaaaaaatgatttttggaTATCTCAATCCTCTTCCTATACATCTATCCAGTGTAGAAAAAACatacacacaacaatacgcacagtaaactCAGTATCAAAGAAGTCctagtcctatgtcagaataggtaacaaaacaaactaaacaaaataacaatgataaataaaCTATCAAACGACTACTGacagttttttttgtaatttatttttatttcatctgaaaatacaccaagtatatattgtgatacataattatataattaattcataatacatataatgatattaaatttttcaataacagtctaaaattaaaaagttagttatgctaattgttctaaattttctaCTGGATCATACACATCCTTTATCACTCTGGATTAGACAGTTACTACATGCCACAAGTTTATGAAAACAGATCTattatatttctaaaatttacttGGCAAAGTATAAACGTCACACAAGTACGTCACTTCTAGTGACGTTCATCCATTCATAATACTATATaatagtttatattttgtttgtcctGGTGTGCAGTCGTGGACTCATGGGAGGTGTCCATTGTTATACTACGGATTTCAAGTTGTAATGTACGAtcatatttttcatgtatttCTCTGTGTTGGGTGTTCTTGAGTTTCTTTGTACTGTATccctgtcacgtagtgttgtcattttctCGGTATTTTATTATTGCTAAATAAGCAGTAGGCTCACAAGCCATGAAACCAGTCTCAACCAACCAGGTTTGCCAAAAATATCCTgtatcaaatcaggaatatggcagttgttatctacaGTCCTTTTTAtcatgttggcgtttgtttttgttgtaggtcagtgtttctgttgttccgttgttttctcttatagttgatgtgttttcctggATTTGAGCTTGTTACCCATATTTGGCTTTGCTAAATCGATTTAACGTTACAGTACCGAGTACTCAAGTTGAACCcctttagcaaaaatagcagcgaAAAAGTTTTCTAAGGGAATCAGCTATATGTTTTTTGTATCATTTGAAATGCACGTCTTTcaaatagataaatatatatcttaatattCTCAAAACGTTAACAGTAGAAATCAACAGCTGAAGTGTTTACTCGAAAcaataaaatttacgaaaatccACCAAAAGTCAtcattaaaaaaaggaaataatacaatatgttaaagacattcatttcttaaaaatgaATAGTAAGCATGGACTGTTGTCAAATCGTTCTAAGTATTTgaagatataaaacaaaacatcagtTATACGATTTTTACGGacaagatttttttaaacatggatacAATTTGGATACTCTTCATTGCCAAAAAATGGttaatttttctatgattcaatATGGATTCAAAAGTAAATTGTTAGGACTATATAGTAAATAAGGATATACCTACAAAATTAACCTTAAATGGAAACTTTTGTCtggatcataaaaaaacgtaggtgaacaAACtctcaaaataggtgcaatttgggtaccctcacgctataacttttgaacagcggtatactactctgGCCTTTATTTATCTatccatgtacatgtagtattgaatCGTAACTATATGATGtatgaataaatatttatcaaGTTAGCATTATTTATATCGTAATGCTATAATTATAAAAGGCAATTTGgtataattaaaaatgaaacaacaatCGACAAGAGTTCTAACGATGTATATAAAAGTTATTATTGGTCATAGTGTGAGAAAACACGcgaggattgattgattgttggttgctttacgccgcattatcacaacaaggctatatcgcggcgagagctaattcgaatattgttttacaatttaaagcatattcttaaaatcagacaaaaggtccttcaataaACTAAAATTCTAGATTTAAGCAAAAGCTTACGAGGAAACAAGCTGTCAAATTTATACAACAAAAAGTAACGAAAACAAAAATATGGCAGACAATAAACCAACAAAAACCACCGAATTACacgggacaggcacataaaaatTTCGCGGGTTTTAACATGTTATCTCGAACCTGGAAAATGGGTGTAActgcacaacataagaacaaaatatcAACATCAGTTGTAATAAGCTTAattcaaaaagtgaaatcacaaaaatactgaactcagaggaaaatccaatcggaatgTCCATAATCAcgtggcaaaatcaaatgacaaaacacgtcataaacgaatggacaagaactgtcatattgctgacttggtacagacattttcaaatgtagaaaatggtggattaaacctggttttatagcgctaaacctctcactttgttgacagtctcatcaaattccgttatatctacaatgatgcgtgaactaaacagacataataaagaaaagtcaaaatatgggcacatcagtcatcatcgtgttacaattttaaaaggaacaatttaacagaacacaaaaacacctatctacaaacacattcattgattcacgtgtctgacgtcagaaaattataaacgtcatatatttttgtcgttcaatgtttatacaaacaatattaaaatttcacatgggcaatattagcatacagggttaaaaaatcaaaagtatgtaagaattaatttcagaaatagaccgagatttaaaatagtgcaaaagttatatagaatttataaaaacaacaaatagttcattccactacgcgattagataattttgacgtttgtggttcaacgtatatattttctaattcataaatATTCATAACAGATTGGTAGtattcacaacaacaacaactaaACTAAAATCAATAGAGACAATGCATCTCAATAGGAGAACTATCAAAGCAAAATACAACTAATGAATAAATCATTTTCTCCAAAAATCAAGACGATTTGTGTTACGATAAAACGAATATAACAGTGATTATCTGTGGTACAGGAATTCCTTTACAATCGGCAGAAAGTGAGGTGATGGTGTTCGCAAACAACAAAGAAATGCATTTATGATACCCATTGAAAACCATTGGTACACCTATTTTCCTGTGAGCAGTTACTATCTCTACAGGACAAATATTCACCAGTATGTCGTATCAAGTGGCatgaattaaatgaaatatatgttctgattaaattcatcatagataccaggactcaaATTCTATATTTGTgctagacgtgcgtttcgtctacagaagactcatcagtgacgctcgattaaaaaaatgataaaaagcccagttaaagtacgaagttgaggagcattgagaaGCAACAGTTCcgtaaagttttgccaaatacagctaatgtaatataTTCCTCAGGTAGAAAggtttagtatttcaaaaattcatagttttgtaaacagttaatttagaATTATGACCATACCAATGATAATTCATTTCAACACAGATGTGCTGActaatgggctggtgataccctcggggaataaaaaaatcaccagcagtggcatcaacccagtggttgtaaataaactcatcatagattccaggattgAAATAGTCCAAAGTAGACAATAGATCTTAAGATATTTTGTCACAGAGTTTAGTCCTCGTTGGAACTAACTATGGATTTAAACATCCTACGAATTAGCCCAAGGTACCTTCGATATCGACGATATTGAATCGGAATAGATGATTTCTTAAGACAACAATACCAAATCATGGTGTCAAATAATGTAATAGATGAATACAGAGTaaagatatttttgaaatgaATATTACTAGAATtgaaacacatttgtttttcaaatgtaaatatcAACACTTGAAAGAATGAaaagaaaacttttattttaatgttatatttcacatggctataaaaggggaggtttggcatgccacaaaaccaagttcagcccaccatttttcctttaaaaatgtcctgtaccaagtcaggaatatggccattgttatattatagttcgtttctgtgtgttttacaatttaacgttgcgtcgtttgttttctcttatttttttagtgtaaattgacattgcgataagacgtgtcccGGTACTTGCCTATCCGaaaaaattcatgtatttggttttgatgttatatttgttattctcgtgggattttgtctgatgctttgtccgtttctgtgtgtgttacattgtagtgttgtgtcgttgttctcctcttatatttaatgcgcttccaccagttttagtttgttaccccgattttgttttttgtccttggatttatgagtttgaacagcggtatactactgttgcctttattttttaattaaattatgaaattatacCTTCTGAAAGACGATAGACTGACATTTAAGActtgttttttcaaatttatttttgtcatcAATATCAGCAACTGcatactatatttttttattttgctatcGAAACAATTTCGTCCATAGATGCaatatgtatagacaaatacCATGAATATGGGAAATCATGACATAGTTCAATGCCAAAATAGATATCGACAGATTGAAGAACCGTTAATTTACctatatgcataaaaaaaaatctggttattcttttattcattggtaataaaataaatatgtatacaatCATAAAACATTATTGAATTGTTCACCTTTTAGAATAAGTGTATTCAAAGGATCGATCAGTTCACACGGAGCATACTTAGATTCACAGGCTtggtaaaaaacaaaaacattagaaaataagATTGTGTTATCCCGCTTACAATAGGTTATATACTGCCAACTTCCAAACCTTAAAAGAATTTGTTGAAAGGGTTTATTTAATTCGTTATCTCAATAATTTACCTGTAGTTCAAATATTGCATTAATTGAAATTCAAAACATATCCATtcatcataattatttgtttcTTATATTCGTAAAAATGCTCTATTGAAATGAATAGCAAAAACTGAGATAGCTCTATTTAGAAGGTAGTTAATTTGGTAAACTAATAAGAGCTTTTCCATCCACTGAAAATATTTTAACGTCTGCGTTTTATttctagtttttatttttattttcaatatttcttaTTACATTTCTGACCATATACTACGTTATATGATAAAAACGCTTAATGTAATAAGaacacaaatgaaaaatatttgatcaTCTATATTTGACAATGTCTTCTTCGAACTAAGACAGAAATTCcaatatcaaaatacaaattaatcaCTGCCTGACATATATAATTAACGATTTGAAGTGACATTTATGATAATTATCATAACTATCACATTCCGACACACTTTTaagtacatacaatataatgGATTTCATCTGACTATGTCgctaatgtaaaaaaaagttttaattacaAGTAATGGTTTGCTTAACACATAGTTTAATTGATATTAGTCTGGATTTCAATTCTGTTTCTATTTATTTTACTCTTTAATATTTACTGAAACCTTCGTTGATGACACCACCATCAACACTCCTATACGTCCCTGGCATTTCTGCATCGCTAATAGCAATTTCTTTTTCGCCATTTGGAAAAGAGATATCATCATTATTACTCCGAGAAGGAGACTTGAGTGGAAGTGAGGTAATTCCGGTATAAATAGGAAGTAAAAATAAAGTCGTCAACATGATTAAAATCAATATTGCTCGGGGAATAAATAAAACCACAAGTACTCCGCATACTAATGCAAACAGAGAATATCCCCATAAGTGATGGAAACTAGATATAAATGGATTGCTATTTCTGAACTCATCCTCCACTGCCCTTTGAGGAATCCATTTAACATTCTTTGCAAGATTTGCTTGAACAGCTTTAAAGATTCTAACACAGCCAACCATAGCTTCTGGTGTAAATTGGAAGAACGATGCTAAAGTTTCtagcaaaacatatttataattatGTCTATTGCATGTTGCAAATTTTGGAAACACTAGAACAAGAAACATAATAAGGATAATTGAGGCATATCTATAACGTAAATGTACCGAGATGTGGATAATTACATATAGCATGAGCAATGGTTTCATTACCATTTGTCTAAGTGCTGAATAGGCAATGTAACTGCTAGCGAAATTCAGTGGAGATTCTGTTCTAAGTTTGGTTGCATTAAAGTTCTCTCCCTGAAGTTTCTTTTTAATCCATCGCATAGGCCTTCCGATGCCATTTTCCCAAAAATACATAGCTAATAAAACTTCTCCCCTATTCCATCGACGTTCACGAATACTCCATGTCACAAAATTTAATGACGGTGCTTCGAGAAGGAAGACTGATCCGGCATAAAGCGGTTTTAAAATGGCAGCCTCAAATGTGTCGTGACTAAGAACATCGATTGGAACTCTTTCAATCGGATGATCTCTGCTTCCAATAACATTATCTATGTAAATTCTGTTTTTTAGTAGTGCTTTGCCAAAATAAGCTGATTGTCCTAATAATTCCATGACAGCATTTGTCATTGGTTCATAGATTTGCTGGCGTATTGTTTCAATATGCATGAATATTGTATCCGTAGGTTGACAGTGAATTTTTATCGCCGGTTGAATGATACCCTTTTCTGGATTAGCAGCGGCAATGTCTAGCAGATCGAAGACACATTTTTTCGGAACACCAGTATCTCCGTCTAATACCAGTGTATAGTCAAATTTTCTACCAAAGATGTTTTTGACGTCATCCGAATCATAAAACAGTTGTTCACCTTCATTTCTAGCACCTTTGCCATAAAATAATGGGTCACAGTATGAGAAAGCCTCGTCGTCACCTTCAGACAGAAGCATAAGATCTTGATACTGACCACATTTTCTTAATACCCGAGATACCCGGTGTATTACCATAAATTCTCTGGCatatcgatcacagatatcatgtaAATATTCGTGAAAGAACAATGTTTTGTCTACATCTTCATACAAATTCCACACATTATCTAAACGGATGGGATCAATAGATTCGAAATCATCTTTTGCAAAACATGATCCTTCATGAAATAGTTCATCGAAAATGGCAGATCTGAATCGATCTCGAACTTCTAATTCGTAGTCTTTTAAACTTTGGTCGCCCGTTGCACTTACTAAAACAGCTGACACATTCGGACTTAGGTTTCCCATGTAAGCTTCGTACATCGTTTCCATACACTCGTCTATTTCATCTCTACTCATTGCTAATAAATTGTAATTAAGAACGATTGTCAATCTGTCAGATTTAGCTTTTTGTAGTCCTCTTTTATCGCCTCCTATCAGAAGAGTTGCCATTGTTTGAGTAGGAAATTCCATTACGCTGCCTTGTAGAACACCAAGGACAACTACAATGATAATTCCGTTGATATAGTTAGTCCTTTCCCAATCCACATTTATAACGTTCAGGATAATAGCAATAAAAGCCAATGACACCCAAGTCGTAAAATACAAGTATATTCTTGTTATTCTGTTCATGTTAATTCTGTAACGTTCTTTTCTTCAGATTTGTCTTCCTTGTACTAATTCCATAAATTTAGAAATCAAGATTCagtatctgaaaaaaataaaagacaactgTAAAAGAAAATAGAATGAAGTAAGATGTCGacattaaaaattaagaaaagcgGATTATAACAATCTCATTAATTCTTAatccatttgattacggactttctgttttgaattttcctcggagttcagtatttttgtgattttactcctttttaatcaattaagaaataatttgaaaacacgGGAAAAGGGTCTTAAGAGTTACCTATACAAAGACAGATCAAATACAAACCGATGCGAATCAAAAGAATCAACTTCAGAAGGGACCGCCCATCTAATAAGTATATTGAATTCCATCACTTGTTCTTAATCAATCACTACAAAAATTTGTAAGAACATCAACAATACTATTACAACTGGAACCGTGTGAAGGATTCATTGACatttatagtttttttgtttaatatttatcacttatttaattatttttgtttaatatgaaagtttttatgTGAATTTCTCAATATAGTATGATATGTTCGTAAAATGTTGACAATAAAGAATTTTTCACTCCCGTAGTACGCCCA carries:
- the LOC139521115 gene encoding glucans biosynthesis glucosyltransferase H-like, whose translation is MNRITRIYLYFTTWVSLAFIAIILNVINVDWERTNYINGIIIVVVLGVLQGSVMEFPTQTMATLLIGGDKRGLQKAKSDRLTIVLNYNLLAMSRDEIDECMETMYEAYMGNLSPNVSAVLVSATGDQSLKDYELEVRDRFRSAIFDELFHEGSCFAKDDFESIDPIRLDNVWNLYEDVDKTLFFHEYLHDICDRYAREFMVIHRVSRVLRKCGQYQDLMLLSEGDDEAFSYCDPLFYGKGARNEGEQLFYDSDDVKNIFGRKFDYTLVLDGDTGVPKKCVFDLLDIAAANPEKGIIQPAIKIHCQPTDTIFMHIETIRQQIYEPMTNAVMELLGQSAYFGKALLKNRIYIDNVIGSRDHPIERVPIDVLSHDTFEAAILKPLYAGSVFLLEAPSLNFVTWSIRERRWNRGEVLLAMYFWENGIGRPMRWIKKKLQGENFNATKLRTESPLNFASSYIAYSALRQMVMKPLLMLYVIIHISVHLRYRYASIILIMFLVLVFPKFATCNRHNYKYVLLETLASFFQFTPEAMVGCVRIFKAVQANLAKNVKWIPQRAVEDEFRNSNPFISSFHHLWGYSLFALVCGVLVVLFIPRAILILIMLTTLFLLPIYTGITSLPLKSPSRSNNDDISFPNGEKEIAISDAEMPGTYRSVDGGVINEGFSKY